A genomic window from Lineus longissimus chromosome 17, tnLinLong1.2, whole genome shotgun sequence includes:
- the LOC135501793 gene encoding centrosome-associated protein 350-like isoform X3 encodes MSNFRGRRVTEPTPVIRAPPNTDFYHDTSTLSVHTRRHHHLPRSYYDRNRRLDCLAQAWDSMGKAKSVLRRVEHRLEDARRPSPTSFEEREKETCISMDEKSTKVKNENSFNKSHPRHKDKQSLRKISRLDDKFKDDYIYTRSRSPLASLNYDRHFVRNESRTLTPTMHLNDDHNRSITPPKHVNFIEKPEFHEIESRTRSYLDQNSNMSGKRYGHGSGFDKTYETEPYGAYAADDSIADTPVGAAREPEINFLNDNLHLNTNRDFDLGLEPGSRGLDRDDFPKLGSYNAASLLRGSERRTKTPSPYMLEGGAFDHYGCAYTGSMDDMDIVAPGRRIKKGIKDLGKDSDGLARIKELIDEQRRNMSSPQAELESHKEEEEEAELLAKVRHQESDAVMLNSYDAWEQPAGQPLSRKIAAGPPAPSYKGFNEVETKIRTPEGRVVKVPSHRRKTKKVDRAKEKPKTKATEKEPPLPQIAQAMSPLDDTPIKENQPKKSARVLATKKPSKFERKDIITTKSWREGQKLIRRELGPLPKPSVGKKKDNKSMDDSQEFEEPVAKPWDRDDNDDDNDKHGADEIPKQPEPRPILSEPGPILSEEAKDVLHDLGLGSDSEHSDDPHDHDGADKSRRKHTMKRKAPTSEVPSKKEPIAKVRHYDSDEVRRYIQKQQNERKKRQEEEKRAQKEAEENRQKQLQDLYKRARSKTTKTKPRNRPGNETRLDETFSKGPAPELSKRHPFHEDRPSMGVSGSDKENFDSKKVEAGQLWNKDEEDDSDTLTEESDGELTPRASAGKEGLKPAIPESEPMQLEDLMDRFTSSQAAAAAPEQPAADAAKPRDTQQNTQEIPSNDLPTSAPAVTTSAPTSTVNQRPLTAFDSTTALPASYSTRPYSALYPEIGQNRTRADRLQALHNTAASLQNRLDSETHRLTADANILPRRSPLDPTFGPSRDAWGYSQPDDSVPFVSRHDKIAGTHDDYSVFNRDLPGVGNLANRAQVIEGDRERNDAATAIQAAYRGHTVRQSMDWKMPSGSPMRSSLRKDVHLEPRALTSSMDRYNDSDVTESLDESDSDYINRRIGAALFSKDYCASNTEIKRSPVEFTQVPSHRHLRSSKPRYMWEEKRADPFSIYNIHTRRLQQQNEQGNPRSSPQEFYTRETVAPRLTAPENYKYSSLPGQEQPSSSTLTSISPHGIDGDTPRNPDVPNLPLDKKDDGSLSQPRTQSFQQRSHSAAYEDDFTGDESTLSISENTISGTSPVQTKEKTKSLTKSTHSKKPDSLDSELSSLVDDHAKPIPAPRRSEQPRPERDTQFRPINREMPREYHMQRDNIRPIQQGRLSPGSLERKLAAELNLLEGMEESVRQLTDVERTRAVSLAQQETVTLAQILKGRQQTHDQEMAALQQKARQESLEATQQLNQARQNTVSAEDRANRTVTQVRQEATTTLQDSTAKLLETQAAAAMTTAEAARQLAEAKNVILNHPAAVPTEQTLKMATDVASAAATAAVQATLAKHEKPPLPRSTKRAPSKDVSEVISSAASSDLSRSLAAPYSTESFESESTDSKSTLGRRRPRTPEPASDSVHTALDDSGERTPKADDSTIKTDPGADADKTESISEDLASEKDYSFSFDETMTEDEIEEHSFRAVLPSEGHRRRAKKDCKGDVKVKEADPISVSSDDVTLTNTNLNIDNVTGPFTHEESFKKFTAAMVRQYMKEEEIRSQHQAALLKLREKALKEKTKAELDWLEQQKKHHREKGADDIYPQIKKKQRGLMLKLQQEQAEIKRLREASRVASKERQLMLYQQQEIQRLRQSAAQVRDKLKKDNGPVDDFSLSVSEVNTEDEISIGFDDHSEMRSPSPKSKDYKSDSEVNSQQERSRSRSPDAKVMRNIKKMKADPKYLTAREKKLAQRRRQAEELLKWKKRLDKEEKAVYNLEVEAINVWDKTGKAKGKTPEKEAKKETKDVAKAPESAASETLISASDASKSMSFTGKPLPAKKSKPAERTESESSIVEDISGHWQASASLVPEVLSVQSKSVKFEEKPIQSGSESSVFEDVHTASQSSSIGEDLPTVTKSSKPRTQDSGDDTLITSNHSVREEYSNDTFVSGDTTTVPGAKPPLKSPVQARVSRSLFPSDKSLTPRSPRSPKSAFHPKKKGSESESEDSFSYTQSETASISDASDIEGRIRALNEDLKRRKSEADRLKKEQKKRHKDRLKAQEASLKKQIEAYDNFISQVKTDLQKELELEPTKVAVKPQIKHPNADQKRKRTTPVTTKSMPPEGFQRSDSESSSNRSSIDESRGGISESYTPFSPSLSITAPDDSLRKSSPSPRRPGALPPIGRKPKSDSDNERTPSRSSALNGDSQRTPPTLREVKDRSEISTKRDVSQSELVDEIPEDVSLSQKSEKSDGSEFRPLKLDDLASTKSEISEHVPSRRADTESSYSATAEKSDKGESSVSEMLPTKTDKTANAVTDASEGRKEKTGSVMESEKKDEESIISEAIPTAVDDSLPPSTYKSELKLDLKLDTKPVVEFRAPDSARTIGDVVTDIPDEFSQHSIGADLKLKEDEDKTDQILTARSHRSESDLWDYVETHPEDEPPKGQSQTSQKNEKIENDISSVQSDKSSKSYVSTNSYHTRTYSDDFSDDFSDVSADRRSETSVRDSRKEAALSDDDISEHLSYRSEFSERSASEPKALDLSDGSLKLNLKDVEGDDDRTPIQSPAPRSITSPFESLVTSTPTPEEDPLAHINIGDSVIVAGIERGTLKFKGLTMFAPGHWAGVELEIAEGTNDGSKDGVRYFDCKPKHGLFAPPDKVTYEPEVQKEQEDAPSDTSDHTLTEEPIDIPSVSEKSEKITEEGKPLFSPRSVLDDSTTDISISSDLERAITSAQAAVEGFGDGQKVPEKVVETEGRKPKKDMNKIVDSITDNLTEMVVKDSVLVMGDIVAKSPSKMLDEKPGEEPKVAAPAAEKKSHEVTPAENKEEVPENNVNNAADTATRNMLNDAISHMLTVRQNQISRSSESSQDDDGTDSGIPFDEYKDDRKSTPANSQTSIDTPESAFDNKLTPEDKITPEKKDLLIPKEDALIPPVRPVSPVFGEPAAKSVNQLNHDEVNARLEALNRMDRELMDGHLLGLGDQEWFDDDYGLSAQAQIPDHPPPPYPGSPPQHPQGVRHDISKLELQRLTEEVFYAVPHKDAEVKGIISEVVDVFWERRRYGEPLDDVEPPMEFLTKDDKGQDIETNSRRVYKKLIFDLVAEHIREMYKDEEEVEPPPWAKSKRLTNKLYRGVSPPTTSESLKDLLSDRMMIMLGLKENQKESKVTRWSGRKKKDHVDEILVQELREEEPQWVNYDDDELAVKMQLTDAIFDLLLNETVTVFSQIQTKLDARVE; translated from the exons ATGATAAATTCAAAGATGACTACATCTACACCAGATCCCGCAGTCCGCTCGCTTCACTCAACTACGATCGTCACTTTGTCCGAAATGAATCTCGTACCCTTACTCCCACAATGCACCTTAATGACGATCATAACAGATCCATTACACCACCAAAACATGTCAACTTCATCGAGAAGCCAGAATTTCATGAAATCGAATCGAGGACACGATCGTATTTagatcaaaattcaaatatgtCCGGAAAACGATACGGGCATGGCTCCGGGTTTGATAAGACTTACGAAACGGAGCCTTATGGTGCTTACGCTGCTGATGACTCCATCGCCGACACCCCAGTGGGCGCAGCGCGTGAACCTGAGATTAACTTTCTCAACGATAATTTGCATTTAAATACAAATCGAGATTTTGATTTAGGATTAGAGCCTGGGTCAAGGGGGCTCGATCGTGATGACTTTCCAAAGCTCGGGTCATACAATGCTGCCAGTTTGTTGCGCGGCTCAGAGCGCAGGACTAAGACACCGTCTCCGTATATGCTCGAGGGCGGTGCATTTGATCATTATGGATGTGCGTACACGGGGAGTATGGATGACATGGATATCGTCGCTCCGGGGCGGAGGATAAAGAAGGGCATTAAGGATTTAGGCAAGGACTCAG ATGGGCTGGCTCGGATCAAAGAACTCATAGACGAACAGCGAAGGAATATGTCATCACCTCAAG CAGAGCTAGAGAGTCacaaggaggaggaggaggaggccGAGTTGTTGGCCAAGGTGCGTCACCAGGAGTCTGACGCCGTGATGCTGAATTCGTATGATGCCTGGGAGCAGCCAGCGGGGCAGCCACTGTCGAGGAAAATCGCAGCGGGGCCTCCAGCGCCGTCCTACAAAG GGTTCAATGAAGTTGAGACGAAGATTCGCACACCTGAGGGACGCGTTGTGAAGGTGCCATCACATCGCCGAAAGACAAAGAAAGTTGACCGAGCCAAAGAGAAGCCCAAAACAAAAG CTACTGAAAAGGAGCCCCCTTTGCCCCAAATAGCCCAAGCCATGTCCCCCCTCGATGACACCCCCATCAAGGAAAATCAACCCAAAAAATCTGCCCGGGTGCTAGCTACAAAGAAACCGTCAAAATTCGAACGAAAAGATATCATCACTACAAAGTCATGGCGTGAGGGGCAAAAACTAATTCGCCGGGAACTTGGACCACTGCCAAAACCCTCTGTTGGGAAGAAGAAGGATAATAAGTCAATGG aTGATTCACAAGAGTTTGAAGAGCCAGTAGCGAAACCGTGGGATcgcgatgataatgatgatgataatgacaaaCATGGTGCTGATGAAATACCCAAACAACCCGAGCCCAGGCCGATACTTTCAGAGCCAGGGCCGATACTTTCAGAGGAGGCGAAGGATGTACTGCATGACCTTGGTCTAG GTTCTGATTCTGAACATTCTGACGACCCTCATGACCATGATGGTGCTGATAAGTCAAGGAGGAAACACACAATGAAGAGGAAGGCACCAACATCAGAAG TGCCATCTAAGAAAGAACCAATTGCAAAAGTACGCCACTACGACTCAGACGAGGTGCGACGCTACATCCAGAAACAACAAAACGAGCGTAAGAAACGACAAGAGGAAGAAAAGCGAGCCCAGAAAGAGGCTGAGGAAAATCGTCAGAAGCAACTGCAGGATTTGTACAAGCGAGCCCGATCAAAAACAACTAAAACGAAACCAAGAAACCGTCCTGGGAATGAGACACGACTTGATGAGACCTTCTCTAAGGGTCCAGCCCCTGAGCTTTCAAAACGCCATCCATTTCATGAAGATCGTCCGTCCATG GGGGTAAGTGGTTCAGATAAAGAGAACTTCGACTCAAAGAAGGTTGAAGCTggtcagctgtggaacaaagatgaagaagatgacagTGACACACTGACGGAGGAGAGTGATGGCGAGTTGACTCCCCGTGCTTCAGCTGG GAAAGAAGGTCTTAAACCAGCTATTCCTGAATCTGAGCCTATGCAGCTTGAAGACCTCATGGATCGGTTCACCTCGTCCcaagctgctgctgctgccccTGAACAACCTGCTGCTGATGCTGCTAAACCTCGTGATACTCAACAAAATACTCAAG AAATCCCATCAAACGACCTACCAACGTCTGCACCTGCCGTGACAACGAGCGCCCCCACCAGTACAGTCAACCAGAGACCCTTGACTGCTTTTGATTCTACTACTGCCCTGCCTGCCAGCTATTCTACAAGACCTTACTCCGCCCTGTATCCAG AAATTGGTCAGAACCGAACGAGAGCAGACCGCCTCCAAGCCCTGCATAACACTGCAGCCTCACTTCAGAATCGTCTAGATTCCGAGACCCACCGTCTCACAGCTGATGCAAACATCCTTCCACGTCGAA GCCCTTTAGATCCGACGTTTGGTCCGTCCAGAGACGCTTGGGGTTATTCCCAGCCAGACGATAGTGTGCCATTTGTGAGCCGCCATGACAAGATAGCTGGGACTCATGATGACTACTCAGTGTTCAATAGAGATTTACCTG GTGTTGGAAACTTGGCCAATAGAGCGCAGGTGATTGAGGGCGACCGTGAGCGTAACGATGCGGCCACCGCCATCCAGGCTGCTTATCGTGGCCACACTGTCAGACAGAGTATGGACTGGAAGATGCCATCGGGGAGCCCAATGAGGTCCAGTCTCCGCAAGGATGTGCACTTGGAGCCAAGG GCCTTGACGTCAAGTATGGATCGCTACAATGACAGTGATGTGACCGAATCTTTGGATGAGTCAGATTCTGACTACATTAACCGACGG ATCGGTGCTGCCCTCTTCAGTAAAGACTACTGTGCATCAAACACGGAAATCAAACGATCTCCGGTCGAGTTTACCCAGGTGCCGTCCCACCGCCATCTGAGGTCAAGTAAACCACGCTACATGTGGGAGGAGAAGAGGGCGGATCCTTTTAGTATTTATAACATACATACGAGGAGACTGCAGCAGCAGAACGAACAAG GAAATCCACGTAGTTCACCACAGGAGTTCTATACAAGAGAGACTGTGGCCCCACGACTAACCGCTCCTGAGAATTACAAGTACAGCAGTTTGCCAGGCCAAGAACAACCCTCCAGTTCCACCTTGACCTCAATCAGTCCACATGGCATCGATGGTGATACCCCTCGAAACCCAGACGTACCAAATCTACCTCTGGACAAAAAGGATGATGGTTCTTTGTCCCAACCCCGTACCCAGAGCTTTCAGCAGAGGTCTCATTCAGCTGCGTATGAGGATGATTTCACCGGTGACGAGAGCACGTTATCCATATCCGAGAACACGATATCAGGAACATCACCAGT CCAGACAAAGGAGAAGACGAAATCACTGACGAAATCAACTCACtcaaagaaaccagattcactCGATTCGGAGCTTTCAAGTCTTGTTGATGATCATGCAAAACCCATACCTGCTCCAAGAAGGTCTGAGCAACCCAGACCAGAAAGAGACACCCAGTTTCGTCCGATAAATCGGGAAATGCCTCGGGAATATCATATGCAGCGTGATAACATTCGACCTATCCAGCAAGGCCGTCTCTCGCCGGGATCTTTGGAACGAAAGCTTGCAGCGGAGTTGAATCTGTTGGAGGGGATGGAGGAATCAGTGCGGCAGCTGACAGATGTCGAGAGGACGAGAGCTGTGTCATTGGCACaacaagagacagtcacattGGCTCAGATTCTAAAG GGCAGGCAACAGACACATGATCAAGAAATGGCAGCACTGCAGCAAAAGGCCCGCCAAGAATCCCTGGAGGCGACCCAACAGCTGAACCAGGCACGGCAAAACACTGTCAGTGCTGAGGATCGAGCAAATAGGACCGTCACGCAAGTACGACAAGAGGCGACAACGACATTGCAAGATTCTACGGCCAAGTTGCTTGAAACTCAGGCGGCCGCAGCCATGACTACAGCTGAGGCTGCCAGACAACTTGCTGAG GCCAAGAATGTAATTCTTAACCACCCAGCTGCTGTACCAACTGAGCAGACTCTAAAAATGGCCACAGATGTCGCTAGTGCTGCTGCAACCGCTGCTGTGCAAGCCACGCTAGCAAAACATGAAAAGCCACCTCTTCCTCGCTCCACAAAGCGTGCTCCATCTAAGGACGTTTCGGAGGTCATTTCGAGTGCTGCATCTTCAGACTTGAGCCGTTCGCTTGCTGCGCCTTACAGCACTGAGAGCTTTGAGAGCGAATCAACTGATTCCAAGTCGACACTTGGGAGGAGGCGCCCTAGGACACCAGA GCCTGCATCAGATAGTGTTCACACTGCCCTTGATGACTCTGGTGAGAGGACCCCCAAGGCAGACGACAGCACAATCAAAACAGACCCAGGAGCAGACGCTGACAAGACTGAGAGCATCAGTGAAGACTTGGCTAGCGAAAAAG ACTACTCCTTCAGTTTCGACGAGACGATGACAGAAGATGAGATTGAAGAGCATTCATTtcgtgcagtgctgccatctgaaggTCATCGTCGACGCGCCAAGAAAGACTGCAAGGGTGATGTTAAAGTGAAGGAGGCTGACCCCATATCGGTGTCATCTGATGATGTCACTT tgaCCAACACAAACTTGAACATCGACAATGTCACCGGCCCTTTCACCCATGAAGAATCCTTCAAGAAATTCACCGCTGCGATGGTACGACagtacatgaaagaggaagagATCCGCTCACAACATCAGGCGGCACTCCTGAAACTCCGTGAGAAGGCGCTGAAGGAAAAGACCAAGGCGGAGCTTGATTGGTTGGAACAGCAGAAGAAACACCACCGGGAGAAGGGAGCAGACGACATCTACCCTCAGATTAAGAAGAAGCAACGTGGCCTCATGTTGAAGCTGCAACAAGAACAA GCAGAGATCAAACGTTTGAGAGAAGCGAGTCGAGTGGCAAGTAAAGAGCGCCAGTTGATGTTATACCAGCAACAGGAGATTCAGCGCCTACGCCAATCAGCTGCACAGGTCCGTGATAAGCTGAAGAAGGATAATGGGCCCGTTGACGACTTTAGTTTGAGCGTCAGTGAGGTGAACACCGAGGATGAGATAAGCATTGGT tttgaTGACCACAGTGAGATGAGGAGTCCAAGTCCTAAATCCAAGGATTATAAATCAGACTCCGAGGTGAATAGCCAACAGGAGAGGTCACGGTCAAGGTCACCGGATGCCAAGGTCATGCGTAACATCAAGAAAATGAAGGCAGATCCAAA GTACCTGACAGCTCGTGAGAAGAAGTTGGCCCAGAGGCGACGCCAGGCCGAGGAATTACTGAAATGGAAGAAGCGCTTGGATAAGGAGGAGAAGGCTGTGTACAATCTTGAGGTGGAGGCCATCAATGTCTGGGATAAGACGGGCAAGGCCAAGGGCAAGACACCAGAGAAGGAGGCCAAGAAAGAAACAAAAG ATGTTGCAAAAGCTCCAGAGTCTGCAGCCTCCGAAACTCTCATCTCCGCTTCTGACGCCTCAAAATCGATGTCATTCACCGGTAAACCACTCCCGGCCAAAAAATCAAAACCTGCTGAGCGAACGGAGAGCGAGAGTTCGATTGTTGAAGATATCTCCGGCCATTGGCAGGCAAGTGCGAGCTTGGTTCCTGAGGTTTTGAGCGTCCAATCAAAATCAGTGAAGTTTGAGGAGAAGCCCATCCAAAGTGGTAGCGAGAGTTCTGTCTTCGAGGATGTGCACACCGCTTCTCAGTCGAGCAGTATTGGTGAAGATTTGCCAACGGTGACAAAGTCTTCAAAACCAAG aACGCAAGACTCTGGTGATGACACACTCATCACAAGTAACCATTCTGTACGTGAAGAATACTCCAATGATACGTTTGTGTCCGGCGATACCACGACAGTTCCTGGCGCAAAGCCGCCGCTCAAGTCACCAGTCCAGGCTCGGGTGTCACGCAGCCTCTTCCCCTCCGATAAGAGCCTCACTCCCAGGAGCCCACGATCGCCGAAGAGCGCTTTCCATCCCAAGAAGAAGGGGTCAGAAAGCGAATCTGAGGACTCCTTCTCTTATACGCAGTCAG AAACGGCCTCCATTTCTGATGCAAGTGACATAGAAGGCCGGATCAGGGCATTGAATGAAGATCTGAAGCGGCGGAAGTCAGAGGCTGACCGGCTTAAGAAGGAACAGAAGAAGCGCCACAAGGATCGTCTCAAGGCACAGGAGGCATCGCTCAAGAAGCAGATTGAG GCCTATGATAACTTCATCAGCCAGGTCAAGACCGACCTTCAGAAAGAACTCGAATTGGAACCCACCAAGGTCGCCGTCAAACCTCAGATCAAACACCCCAACGCTGACCAAAAACGCAAACGAACTACCCCAGTGACGACCAAGTCCATGCCGCCAGAGGGATTCCAGCGTAGCGACTCGGAAAGCAGCTCTAATCGATCCAGCATTGATGAGAGCCGAGGAGGAATCAGTGAAAGCTATACTCCCTTTAGTCCATCGCTGTCTATCACTGCACCTGATG ATTCACTTCGTAAGTCATCCCCATCGCCAAGACGTCCTGGGGCACTTCCACCCATCGGCCGCAAACCAAAGTCTGATTCTGACAATGAGCGTACACCATCAAGGAGCAGCGCTTTGAACGGGGACTCACAACGTACCCCGCCAACATTACGTGAGGTCAAGGACAGATCGGAGATATCAACAAAAAGGGATGTCAGTCAATCGGAGCTTGTTGATGAAATACCGGAAGATGTCAGCCTCAGTCAGAAATCTGAAAAATCTGATGGATCTGAGTTCAGGCCATTAAAATTAGACGATCTTGCTTCGACAAAATCGGAAATATCAGAACATGTGCCATCACGAAGAGCAGATACCGAGTCGTCGTATTCTGCGACGGCGGAAAAATCTGATAAGGGGGAGTCCAGCGTGTCAGAAATGCTTCCCACGAAAACGGATAAAACGGCTAATGCAGTTACAGATGCTTCAGAGGGCCGGAAAGAAAAAACTGGAAGTGTGATGGAGAGTGAGAAGAAAGATGAGGAGTCCATCATATCTGAGGCGATACCCACTGCGGTTGATGACTCCTTGCCTCCATCCACTTATAAGAGTGAACTGAAATTAGATCTGAAACTAGACACTAAACCGGTTGTGGAGTTCCGGGCTCCGGATAGTGCGAGAACGATCGGCGATGTCGTTACAGATATTCCAGATGAATTTTCACAACATTCCATTGGTGCCGATCTGAAACTGAAAGAAGACGAAGATAAAACTGATCAAATTCTTACAGCACGGTCGCACAGGTCGGAATCAGATCTGTGGGACTACGTAGAAACTCACCCCGAAGATGAGCCTCCAAAGGGCCAATCACAAACAAGTCAAAAGAACGAAAAAATAGAGAACGATATCTCATCGGTGCAGAGCGATAAGTCTTCCAAAAGCTATGTGTCAACAAACTCATATCACACTCGCACTTATAGTGACGATTTTTCCGATGATTTTTCTGATGTGTCTGCTGACCGCCGGTCAGAAACATCGGTCAGGGATAGCCGGAAGGAGGCTGCGCTGTCTGATGATGACATCAGCGAACATTTGTCCTATCGGAGCGAGTTCAGTGAGCGATCGGCTTCAGAGCCAAAAGCATTAGATTTGTCCGACGGCTCACTTAAACTGAACCTTAAGGATGTTGAAGGTGATGATGACAGGACCCCCATTCAGTCTCCTGCACCAAGAAGTATTACATCTCCATTTGAGTCTCTTGTGACAAGCACTCCAACACCGGAAGAGGACCCCTTAGCACATATCAACATCGGCGACTCAGTCATCGTTGCTGGCATCGAACGTGGCACGTTGAAATTCAAGGGTCTGACAATGTTTGCTCCGGGGCACTGGGCTGGGGTTGAACTAGAAATAGCAGAAGGCACCAATGACGGCAGCAAGGATGGCGTACGCTACTTTGACTGTAAACCAAAACACGGATTATTTGCACCACCTGACAAAGTAACTTATGAACCCGAGGTTCAGAAGGAGCAAGAAGACGCCCCAAGTGATACATCAGATCACACCTTGACTGAAGAacccattgacattccatctgTATCAGAAAAATCGGAAAAAATTACCGAGGAAGGAAAACCGTTATTTTCGCCAAGATCAGTCCTAGATGACTCCACGACTGACATATCGATCTCTAGTGATTTGGAGCGTGCCATTACATCTGCCCAGGCTGCAGTTGAAGGATTTGGCGATGGGCAGAAGGTGCCAGAGAAAGTGGTTGAAACGGAAGGGAGGAAGCCAAAGAAAGATATGAATAAGATTGTTGACAGTATTACGGATAATTTGACGGAGATGGTGGTGAAGGATTCCGTGTTGGTTATGGGCGATATCGTGGCCAAGTCTCCAAGTAAAATGTTGGATGAGAAGCCGGGAGAGGAACCCAAGGTAGCTGCTCCTGCTGCTGAGAAGAAATCTCATGAGGTTACACCGGCTGAGAACAAAGAAG AAGTGCCCGAGAACAACGTCAACAATGCCGCAGACACCGCTACGAGAAATATGCTCAATGATGCTATCAGTCACATGCTCACAGTTCGACAGAATCAAATCTCGCGGTCGTCTGAATCATCCCAAGACGACGACGGAACTGATTCAGGTATTCCGTTCGATGAGTATAAAGATGACCGGAAATCCACCCCGGCAAATTCCCAGACGTCCATCGACACACCAGAATCAGCTTTCGACAATAAGTTGACCCCTGAGGATAAGATTACTCCAGAGAAGAAAGATCTGCTGATACCAAAGGAGGATGCTCTCATTCCCCCAGTTAGACCAGTGTCACCTGTGTTCGGAGAGCCAGCGGCCAAGTCTGTCAACCAACTCAATCAT GATGAAGTGAATGCACGCCTTGAAGCCCTGAATCGCATGGACAGAGAGCTAATGGACGGACACCTCCTTGGCTTGGGTGATCAAGAATGGTTCGATGATGACTACGGTCTGAGCGCCCAGGCTCAGATTCCTGACCACCCACCACCACCATACCCTGGCTCACCCCCACAACACCCACAAG GCGTGCGACATGACATCAGCAAACTTGAACTGCAGCGTTTGACGGAAGAAGTGTTCTACGCCGTTCCTCACAAAGATGCTGAAGTCAAGGGCATCATATCTGAAGTGGTGGATGTTTTCTGGGAGCGGCGTCGATACGGCGAGCCTCTGGATGACGTTGAACCACCAATGGAGTTCCTCACAAAAGACGACAAGGGACAGGATATTGAAACAAACAGTCGGCGAGTGTataagaaattgattttcgacCTTGTTGCCGAACATATCCGTGAAATGTACAAGGACGAGGAAGAGGTTGAGCCCCCACCGTGGGCAAAATCCAAACGTCTGACGAATAAACTATATCGGGGGGTCAGCCCACCAACGACGTCAGAAAGTTTGAAGGATCTATTGTCGGATCGTATGATGATCATGCTCGGTTTGAAAGAAAACCAGAAAGAATCAAAAGTGACTCGCTGGAGTGGACGGAAGAAGAAGGATCACGTCGACGAGATTTTAGTTCAGGAATTACGTGAGGAGGAACCGCAGTGGGTTAATTACGACGATGATGAACTCGCCGTGAAAATGCAGTTGACGGATGCGATTTTTGATTTGTTACTCAATGAAACTGTGACTGTGTTCAGCCAAATCCAGACAAAGTTAGACGCCAGGGTTGAGTGA